In Bradyrhizobium sp. CCBAU 051011, the following are encoded in one genomic region:
- a CDS encoding SspB family protein → MATDHIRYDVLARDALRGVLRRVLADAAEHGLPGEHHFFITFLSTADGVKLSPRLLAQYPEEMTIILQHQFWDLVVTEDRFEVGLSFGGIPERLVVPFAAIKSFLDPSVQFGLQFEPSETMAEAPAAKLPAVPAASALPVAAPEPEPAAESKDEPAKTNEGAEVVRLDRFRKK, encoded by the coding sequence ATGGCAACCGACCATATCCGTTATGACGTGCTGGCGCGCGACGCGCTGCGCGGGGTGCTGCGCCGCGTGCTGGCGGACGCCGCCGAACACGGCCTGCCCGGCGAGCATCATTTCTTCATCACCTTCCTGTCCACCGCCGACGGCGTGAAGCTGTCGCCGCGGCTGTTGGCGCAATATCCGGAAGAGATGACGATCATCCTGCAGCATCAGTTCTGGGATCTGGTGGTGACGGAGGATCGCTTCGAGGTCGGCCTGTCGTTCGGCGGCATCCCCGAGCGGCTGGTGGTGCCGTTCGCGGCGATCAAGAGCTTCCTCGACCCGTCGGTGCAGTTCGGCCTGCAATTCGAGCCGTCGGAAACCATGGCCGAGGCGCCGGCGGCAAAGCTGCCAGCGGTTCCAGCCGCGTCCGCCCTGCCCGTCGCCGCGCCGGAGCCCGAGCCCGCCGCGGAAAGCAAGGACGAGCCGGCCAAGACGAACGAAGGCGCGGAAGTGGTTCGGCTGGATCGTTTCCGCAAGAAATAA